A genome region from Schlesneria paludicola DSM 18645 includes the following:
- a CDS encoding citrate synthase → MTAAVSASSSAHESEQSAEKTAARGLKGVVAADTKICDVDGDAGKLIYRGYNIHDLAKNSTFEETAYLLFKGELPNPQQLAEFNKVLVKHREIEPSILAFLKTLPKETPPMAALRSAISMSGVLDPRAEDESAEANFEKSIRLTAEMTTIVAAIRRILAGLEPVAPRQDLSHAGNFMYMLNDKVPSADAEKAMDLILILHAEHALNASTFAARVIAATLSDIYSSVTGAIGALKGPLHGGANTEVLKTLEEIAKVENVVPWVESVRAKKGKFMGFGHAVYKVEDPRAIHLKDLSRRLGLEAGDSRLYDISIAMEKAVNATIHKNCNVDFYSASLQYYMGIPGDMFTCVFAASRIVGWCAHILEQQSDNKIIRPSSNYIGPAERSYVGMAQR, encoded by the coding sequence ATGACTGCCGCCGTATCCGCTTCTTCTTCCGCGCACGAAAGTGAACAATCGGCCGAAAAGACCGCGGCTCGCGGGCTCAAAGGAGTTGTCGCTGCAGACACGAAAATCTGCGATGTGGACGGCGATGCGGGTAAGCTGATCTACCGTGGATATAACATTCACGATCTCGCGAAGAACAGCACGTTTGAAGAAACCGCCTATTTGTTGTTCAAGGGTGAATTGCCCAATCCGCAGCAGTTGGCCGAATTCAACAAAGTGCTGGTGAAGCATCGTGAGATCGAGCCGTCGATTCTGGCATTCCTGAAGACGTTGCCGAAAGAAACGCCTCCGATGGCGGCACTGCGTTCCGCCATTTCGATGTCGGGTGTTTTGGATCCGCGGGCCGAAGACGAGTCGGCCGAAGCGAATTTCGAGAAGTCGATTCGGCTGACGGCCGAGATGACCACGATCGTCGCCGCCATTCGTCGAATCCTGGCGGGGCTTGAACCGGTCGCACCGCGACAGGACCTCAGCCATGCCGGCAACTTCATGTACATGTTGAACGACAAGGTCCCTTCGGCCGATGCCGAAAAGGCGATGGACCTGATTCTGATTTTGCATGCGGAACATGCCCTGAACGCAAGTACCTTCGCCGCGCGCGTGATTGCGGCAACGTTGTCGGACATTTATTCGTCCGTAACGGGGGCGATTGGCGCACTGAAGGGCCCGCTGCATGGCGGTGCGAATACGGAAGTGCTCAAGACACTCGAAGAAATTGCCAAGGTGGAGAACGTGGTGCCTTGGGTTGAATCCGTGCGAGCCAAGAAGGGCAAGTTCATGGGGTTCGGCCACGCGGTTTACAAAGTCGAAGATCCTCGCGCGATTCATTTGAAAGATTTGTCGCGTCGGTTGGGACTTGAAGCCGGAGATTCGCGGCTGTACGACATTTCGATCGCGATGGAAAAGGCCGTCAACGCCACGATTCACAAGAATTGCAACGTCGATTTTTACTCTGCCAGTCTGCAGTACTACATGGGTATTCCGGGTGACATGTTCACCTGCGTTTTTGCTGCCAGCCGGATTGTCGGTTGGTGTGCCCACATTCTCGAACAGCAAAGCGATAACAAGATCATTCGGCCGTCGTCAAACTACATCGGCCCCGCAGAGCGTTCCTATGTCGGGATGGCACAGCGGTAG
- a CDS encoding VOC family protein, whose translation MDQTTKPGTVNSDLTTKNPAVEPSPSIEGIVETAIYALDLDAMEEFYIRVLNLHRIAKEPGRHVFFEVGPSNVLLIFNPETTVHGHHLPAHGAIGPGHLAFGVAATSLPLWRERLTGLGIVIEKEITWPRGGHSIYFRDPGGHSVELITPGVWGTHAGW comes from the coding sequence ATGGATCAAACAACTAAGCCCGGCACCGTAAACTCTGACCTGACCACAAAAAATCCAGCAGTGGAACCCTCCCCATCCATCGAAGGGATCGTCGAAACGGCAATCTATGCCCTCGACCTTGATGCGATGGAAGAATTTTACATCCGCGTGTTGAATCTGCACCGCATCGCCAAAGAACCCGGACGTCACGTGTTCTTCGAAGTGGGACCAAGCAACGTGCTGCTAATCTTCAATCCCGAAACGACCGTTCACGGCCATCATTTGCCCGCACATGGCGCCATCGGCCCGGGACATCTCGCATTCGGTGTCGCCGCCACATCGCTTCCCCTCTGGCGCGAACGCTTGACCGGCCTGGGAATTGTCATCGAGAAGGAGATCACCTGGCCGCGCGGCGGCCATTCCATCTACTTTCGGGACCCGGGGGGACACTCCGTGGAACTGATAACCCCCGGAGTCTGGGGAACCCACGCGGGCTGGTAG
- a CDS encoding helix-turn-helix domain-containing protein, with protein sequence MSRVPIEGVWYSTSGPWFVNAPQPLVCSLGQIVYAGTKWNSRATYAHAAAPDFMRPTTNYLIVLTLEGEADYVDSTGVRTILREGTLVWARPGVQQSYGPRSGSRWSELYMWFSGPAFETWQEHGFPGERTRIMTLSPLDYWVRRFRELVQPMTESPGELHLARFCQFQQILADAVHFEQTHQQTEENVRWREQALRLLDDGNMTSPSLEEIAQTMSMSYTAFRKRFAKLTGKSPGQHRSEVVIRRACSRLLMTDESLAQIADGLGFYDSFHFSRRFKQIIGMAPTEFRRQRSG encoded by the coding sequence ATGAGTCGTGTGCCGATCGAAGGCGTCTGGTACAGCACCTCGGGGCCGTGGTTTGTCAACGCGCCACAGCCCCTTGTTTGCAGTCTCGGACAGATCGTTTATGCCGGGACAAAGTGGAACAGCCGGGCGACTTATGCCCATGCGGCAGCGCCTGACTTCATGCGTCCGACAACCAATTACTTGATTGTCCTGACACTGGAGGGCGAAGCAGACTATGTGGACAGCACGGGAGTCCGCACGATTTTGCGCGAGGGCACATTGGTCTGGGCACGTCCTGGAGTGCAACAAAGTTATGGTCCGCGTTCCGGTTCGCGTTGGAGCGAGCTTTACATGTGGTTCTCGGGACCGGCCTTTGAAACCTGGCAAGAGCATGGCTTTCCGGGTGAACGAACTCGGATCATGACATTGTCTCCTCTGGACTATTGGGTGCGGCGGTTTCGTGAGCTCGTTCAGCCCATGACGGAATCACCGGGTGAGCTACATCTGGCGCGTTTCTGTCAGTTTCAGCAGATCCTGGCGGATGCCGTTCATTTCGAGCAGACTCACCAGCAAACGGAAGAAAACGTGCGATGGCGTGAACAGGCACTTCGGCTGCTGGACGATGGCAACATGACGTCGCCGTCGCTGGAAGAGATAGCGCAGACGATGTCGATGTCATACACCGCGTTTCGAAAGCGGTTCGCGAAACTCACTGGAAAAAGCCCCGGTCAGCATCGATCGGAAGTGGTGATTCGGCGAGCGTGCAGTCGCCTGCTGATGACGGACGAATCGCTGGCACAGATTGCAGATGGTTTGGGCTTTTATGATTCGTTTCATTTCTCGCGGCGTTTTAAGCAGATCATTGGCATGGCCCCCACAGAGTTTCGCCGGCAGAGGTCGGGGTAA
- a CDS encoding PSD1 and planctomycete cytochrome C domain-containing protein, with product MMWRSSQVLNGTAGRHEHSAPFRTADLHVRPIRSLCSPCVRRTQSAIFGIAILICLITPQSRARAAEDKPDFEIDVAPILINHCLECHHRGKLSGGLSLSIATSLRQGGESGPGIDIATPEKSLLIERVIAGEMPPLEHGKRDALSERETTILKKWVAAGADWPKDREIGLHEQTVKLDAARDFWSFQPVIRPAVPRVPSHDFGPNPIDAFIGEKLVAAGIEPSAPASPRQLLRRAWLDLVGLPPSLEDQDNYLNHTSPEAFDRLIQQLLAHHGYGERWARYWLDLVRYADSNGYERDGGKPHVWRYRDYVIESLNRDKPYDRFVMEQIAGDELPDRTIETVIATGFHALGAWQDEVDPLEQPQYRADELDDMLRTTAQTFLGVTIGCARCHNHKFDPISMVDYYSLSAILAPLKRPNQGREDRDVPAGSVAQLEAVRVRDQKIVQLRTAIDDLRQTTAKEWLESGNSKLPPAVLEALRLKAGMRTPAQAELVQKHAAEWQNEITAALPADRRVQIAEHERVVQQLREQTPDLPRAYFLFEDTASPPPSYLLLSGRASNPGPLMHPAVPVVLTKSQPKFEPTSIATSGRRLPFAQWLVDPANPLTARVIVNRVWQHHFGEGLVATPSDFGKIGARPTHPELLDWLADWFVHDAQWSMKKLHRLIMSSRTYQSGSSATPTQLKADPENKLLARFPHRRLDVEAIRDSILATSGKLNPEMFGPAVFLPIDSTVIESHTDKEAAWKNSTEPAIYRRTIYAYVKRTLLVPMLEVLDLCDTTNSTEKRSITSIAPQALTLYNGDFVNQQAAFFAERLVAEAGSDTSLQIDRAYRLAFGRPPSAKELSALQEFLQIEAAAAAKESKETPHRTALIQMCRVIFNLNEFVYVE from the coding sequence ATGATGTGGCGATCTTCACAGGTCTTGAATGGAACGGCAGGACGTCATGAACATTCAGCTCCCTTCCGAACCGCAGATCTCCACGTGCGGCCCATCAGGTCGCTTTGCTCACCTTGTGTCCGTCGTACTCAGTCTGCGATTTTTGGAATCGCAATCTTAATCTGTCTGATCACACCGCAGTCCAGGGCGCGTGCCGCGGAAGACAAGCCAGACTTCGAGATAGACGTCGCACCGATCCTGATCAATCACTGCCTCGAATGCCATCACCGTGGCAAGCTGAGCGGCGGTCTCAGCCTTTCCATTGCCACCAGCCTTCGCCAGGGCGGCGAAAGTGGCCCGGGGATTGACATCGCCACCCCTGAAAAAAGCCTCTTAATTGAACGCGTCATTGCGGGCGAAATGCCTCCCCTGGAACACGGCAAACGCGACGCTCTGTCGGAACGGGAGACAACGATCCTGAAGAAGTGGGTCGCCGCCGGAGCAGATTGGCCCAAAGATCGTGAAATCGGCCTTCACGAACAAACCGTGAAGCTCGATGCGGCACGCGATTTCTGGTCGTTTCAGCCCGTGATTCGTCCCGCCGTTCCTCGAGTGCCATCACACGATTTCGGCCCCAACCCCATCGATGCGTTCATTGGCGAAAAGTTGGTTGCGGCGGGGATCGAGCCATCAGCGCCCGCCTCACCGCGACAATTGCTCCGTCGCGCCTGGCTGGACCTGGTTGGCCTGCCACCCTCGCTCGAGGACCAAGACAACTACTTGAACCACACCAGCCCCGAAGCATTCGATCGGCTGATCCAGCAATTGCTCGCCCATCACGGCTACGGTGAACGCTGGGCGCGATACTGGCTCGATCTGGTCCGTTATGCCGATTCGAATGGATACGAGCGTGACGGCGGTAAACCACATGTCTGGCGATACCGCGACTACGTCATCGAATCACTCAATCGAGACAAGCCGTACGACCGGTTTGTGATGGAACAGATTGCGGGGGACGAACTGCCTGACCGCACCATCGAAACCGTCATTGCGACCGGCTTTCACGCTCTGGGCGCCTGGCAGGATGAAGTGGATCCGCTCGAACAGCCGCAGTACCGCGCCGACGAACTCGATGACATGCTTCGCACCACGGCACAGACCTTTTTGGGTGTCACCATCGGTTGCGCACGCTGTCATAACCACAAGTTCGACCCGATTTCGATGGTCGACTATTACAGCTTATCCGCAATTCTGGCCCCTTTGAAACGCCCCAATCAGGGCCGCGAAGATCGCGATGTTCCCGCGGGTTCCGTCGCCCAACTCGAAGCCGTCCGCGTCCGCGATCAGAAGATCGTACAACTCAGGACGGCCATCGATGACCTGCGGCAAACGACCGCAAAGGAATGGCTTGAGAGCGGGAACAGCAAACTTCCCCCCGCGGTACTCGAAGCACTCCGACTGAAGGCAGGCATGCGGACACCTGCTCAAGCCGAACTGGTGCAGAAGCACGCGGCCGAATGGCAAAATGAAATCACCGCCGCGTTACCCGCGGATCGCCGCGTTCAAATCGCCGAACACGAACGGGTGGTGCAACAACTGCGAGAACAAACCCCGGACCTTCCGCGGGCCTACTTCTTGTTCGAAGACACTGCGTCACCGCCCCCTTCGTACCTGTTGCTTTCCGGCCGCGCATCGAACCCGGGCCCCCTGATGCATCCAGCGGTGCCCGTCGTCTTGACCAAATCGCAACCTAAGTTCGAACCGACATCCATCGCAACAAGCGGTCGACGTTTGCCATTCGCACAATGGCTGGTCGATCCCGCAAATCCATTGACCGCGCGCGTCATCGTCAATCGAGTCTGGCAGCACCATTTCGGGGAAGGGCTTGTCGCGACCCCGAGCGATTTCGGCAAGATTGGGGCACGCCCGACACATCCCGAACTCCTCGACTGGCTGGCGGATTGGTTTGTGCACGACGCGCAATGGTCAATGAAAAAACTTCACCGTCTGATCATGTCCAGTCGCACCTATCAATCAGGAAGCTCGGCAACGCCCACCCAACTGAAGGCTGATCCCGAGAACAAGCTGCTCGCGCGGTTTCCGCATCGACGGCTGGATGTCGAGGCGATTCGCGATTCGATTCTCGCTACCAGCGGCAAACTGAATCCCGAAATGTTTGGACCTGCCGTCTTTTTGCCAATCGACTCCACCGTCATTGAATCGCACACCGACAAAGAGGCGGCATGGAAGAATTCCACCGAGCCCGCCATTTATCGTCGTACGATTTACGCATACGTGAAGCGCACCTTATTGGTGCCGATGCTTGAGGTCCTGGATCTGTGTGATACGACGAACAGCACCGAAAAGCGCAGTATCACCAGCATCGCGCCGCAGGCACTCACACTTTACAACGGTGATTTCGTCAACCAACAGGCCGCGTTCTTCGCCGAACGACTGGTCGCAGAAGCAGGCAGCGATACAAGCCTGCAGATTGACCGTGCCTATCGACTCGCCTTTGGTCGACCGCCCTCCGCGAAGGAACTCTCTGCTCTGCAGGAATTCCTTCAAATTGAAGCAGCCGCCGCCGCGAAGGAATCGAAAGAGACTCCGCATCGTACGGCGCTCATTCAGATGTGCCGGGTGATCTTCAACCTGAACGAATTCGTCTATGTCGAATAG
- a CDS encoding DUF1501 domain-containing protein, translated as MHRFIPNPTPCGQSRRSFLWEAGGGFAALGLVDLLGRDGFFSHPATAATTAAPQAAIGGKPLHFPVKAKHCIFLFMNGGPSQVDTFDPKPTLDKHDGEAYAGKVKVGSNGRPIGYLMKSPFAFRQYGESGLPISDLFQHTAQHADDLCVLRAMYTDTAAHSSGCLQMNTGSPLTGKPCLGSWLNYGLGSLNENLPNFVVMTDPRGGPIGGAPNWGAGYMPAANQGTLFRSKGSPLLDLTTPNGIGARTQRHSLDLLAKLNDEHTARHPEQSELAARIMSYELAYRMQTSAADVVDVGRETAQTQAMYGLDDPLTADFGRKCLISRRLIEQGVRFVQIYSGGGHIEATWDGHSDCITNHKTHAGETDKPIAALMTDLKQRGLWDETLIIWGGEFGRTATSEGVGKPGRDHNWLGFSMWLAGGGVKGGQAIGVTDELGFEGVEDRTHVSDLHATVLRLMGFDHRRLSYFYNGLDQRLTGVEERHIIEKALA; from the coding sequence ATGCATCGATTTATTCCGAATCCGACGCCCTGTGGACAATCTCGCCGGTCGTTCTTGTGGGAAGCCGGTGGAGGGTTCGCCGCCCTCGGGCTGGTCGACCTGCTGGGGCGTGATGGCTTTTTTTCTCACCCCGCAACTGCTGCAACGACTGCCGCGCCACAAGCGGCGATCGGCGGCAAGCCGCTTCACTTTCCAGTCAAAGCCAAACACTGCATTTTTTTATTCATGAACGGCGGCCCAAGCCAGGTCGACACGTTCGATCCGAAACCGACGCTCGACAAACATGATGGCGAGGCCTACGCCGGAAAGGTCAAAGTCGGTTCGAACGGACGGCCCATTGGTTACTTGATGAAGAGTCCGTTCGCGTTCCGACAGTACGGGGAAAGCGGTCTGCCGATCAGCGATCTGTTCCAGCACACCGCCCAGCATGCCGACGACCTATGTGTGCTGCGCGCGATGTACACCGACACCGCTGCCCATTCCTCAGGCTGCTTACAGATGAACACCGGCAGCCCTCTCACCGGCAAGCCGTGCCTGGGTTCGTGGCTGAACTACGGTCTCGGATCACTCAACGAAAATCTTCCCAACTTCGTGGTGATGACCGACCCGCGCGGTGGACCGATCGGAGGCGCTCCGAATTGGGGCGCGGGCTACATGCCTGCCGCCAACCAGGGGACCTTGTTCCGCAGCAAGGGATCGCCGCTACTGGACCTGACGACTCCCAATGGGATCGGGGCGCGAACACAAAGACACTCGCTGGACCTGCTCGCCAAGCTGAACGACGAACATACTGCGCGGCACCCTGAACAATCAGAACTGGCCGCGCGCATCATGTCCTACGAACTGGCCTATCGCATGCAGACCAGCGCCGCCGATGTCGTGGATGTCGGACGCGAGACCGCCCAAACGCAGGCGATGTACGGTCTTGACGACCCGCTGACGGCCGACTTCGGCCGCAAATGCCTGATCTCGCGCCGGTTGATCGAGCAGGGTGTCCGCTTCGTTCAGATCTATTCGGGAGGCGGCCATATCGAAGCCACCTGGGATGGACACAGTGACTGTATTACAAACCACAAGACTCATGCGGGTGAAACCGACAAACCGATTGCGGCCTTGATGACAGACCTCAAGCAACGAGGACTATGGGATGAGACTCTGATCATTTGGGGCGGCGAATTTGGTCGAACAGCCACCAGCGAAGGCGTCGGCAAACCGGGTCGCGATCACAACTGGCTCGGCTTCTCGATGTGGCTGGCGGGCGGCGGCGTCAAAGGCGGTCAGGCGATCGGCGTAACCGATGAACTCGGCTTCGAAGGTGTCGAAGATCGAACTCACGTTTCAGACCTGCATGCCACCGTCTTACGCCTGATGGGATTCGATCATCGTCGGCTCAGCTACTTCTACAATGGTCTCGATCAACGTCTGACGGGCGTCGAAGAGCGACACATCATCGAAAAAGCTCTGGCATGA
- a CDS encoding WD40 repeat domain-containing protein: MWTRVCSLAVVCSIATASTTAAESKPDFNQDVLPVFRKYCIGCHNPKDAEAGLVLQDYQRSLQGGSEGTVIVAGKSDASRLWKRMTASDDTRMPPLDQKAPTSDELATVKTWIDSGALAPEGSSIPAGLVTPKIKVESQKAEPITSVAASPGSYPLFVLARPHDVEVHLGDTVRKLEGHAGTVNEVRFSVDGKWLCVSSGETGLLGEATLWRTSDWERGPVVQGHRDAVYSAELSADGKTLATASYDRELITWDVKTRQPIKTFRGHNDAIYSVGFSPNGKLLATASGDRTVKLWDVASGLRLDTFAQPAKEQTSVVFSPDGQLVVAGGVDCRIRVWQISETGREGTNPIRYARFAHEGPILKLVFSPNGKLLASSSEDRRIKIWETKTFTQVAVLERQPDWVSAMAFTAGSDRLLVGRMNGDHQLYPIDSDWADAKSHQQRLDETVTGAIDPVFTKPMAITEVEPNDALANANSLPLPGVVKGILKGMQSASEDVDFYRITATRGQQWVFETDAARSGSLADTKLELFHVDGRPVLRAMLQAVRDSWVNFRPIDSSSPDVRLEFWEEMDLNQYVYMSGEVCKTFRAPQGPDSGYQFYASEGKRRNYFDTSAAGHAKDEPAYIVEAFAPSSKIVENGLPVFPLYFANDDDGERKLGKDSRLLFTAPTDGEYLVRVSDVRGFGGEKFAYTLIARRPDPNFAVKVTTMNPKVPAGSGQRVKFALSRIDGFDESVRIDIAGLPKGFVASSPIVIQPGLLEQTCVLTAAKDAPEPTKEDWERVAVLATADAGGRLVTKMIGNLGEIKLEKPAPIRVMLIPDDPRYTSDDQGLVIEPGTTITAKIVIERNGHEDDVRFDVDNLPHGIIVDNIGLSGVLVRKQETERQIFLTARSWVPETDRLIHAVAQVAGNQASPAIRLRVRSNADAKNRVAGR; this comes from the coding sequence ACGCGGATGCCGCCGTTGGATCAGAAGGCACCCACGTCGGACGAATTGGCGACCGTCAAAACCTGGATCGATTCAGGTGCATTGGCACCGGAGGGAAGTTCCATTCCGGCCGGGCTTGTGACGCCGAAGATCAAAGTTGAATCGCAAAAGGCGGAACCGATCACCTCCGTTGCCGCCTCACCTGGATCGTATCCCCTGTTCGTGCTTGCCCGGCCGCACGACGTTGAAGTGCATCTTGGTGACACGGTTCGCAAATTGGAGGGGCATGCGGGGACCGTCAATGAAGTGCGGTTCTCGGTCGATGGGAAATGGCTTTGCGTTTCATCGGGCGAGACGGGGTTGCTGGGCGAAGCAACACTGTGGCGTACGTCCGATTGGGAACGCGGTCCCGTCGTTCAAGGTCATCGTGATGCGGTCTACTCGGCGGAACTCAGCGCTGATGGCAAGACACTCGCGACGGCCAGTTATGATCGTGAACTCATCACGTGGGATGTGAAGACTCGCCAACCGATCAAAACATTTCGTGGTCACAATGATGCCATCTACAGCGTCGGCTTTTCTCCAAACGGAAAACTGCTGGCGACGGCAAGCGGTGATCGGACCGTGAAGCTTTGGGACGTTGCATCCGGTCTGCGGTTGGATACGTTTGCTCAGCCTGCCAAGGAGCAAACGTCTGTCGTGTTTAGCCCGGACGGGCAGCTCGTGGTCGCGGGTGGTGTAGATTGCCGGATTCGGGTCTGGCAGATCAGCGAGACGGGCCGCGAAGGAACCAATCCAATCCGGTATGCGCGCTTCGCACACGAAGGACCGATTCTGAAGCTCGTTTTCTCGCCGAATGGAAAGCTACTCGCCTCGTCGTCAGAAGATCGACGCATCAAAATCTGGGAAACGAAGACCTTCACGCAAGTGGCGGTGCTTGAGCGGCAGCCAGACTGGGTGTCGGCCATGGCATTCACCGCGGGAAGCGATCGGCTTCTGGTAGGGCGTATGAACGGAGACCACCAGCTTTATCCGATTGATTCAGACTGGGCCGATGCGAAGAGCCATCAGCAACGACTTGACGAGACGGTGACAGGGGCGATTGATCCTGTGTTCACAAAGCCGATGGCCATCACAGAGGTTGAGCCGAATGACGCGCTGGCGAATGCGAATTCGTTACCGCTTCCGGGCGTCGTCAAAGGAATTTTGAAGGGAATGCAGAGCGCGTCAGAGGATGTCGATTTCTATCGCATCACGGCGACGCGCGGACAGCAATGGGTGTTCGAGACCGATGCCGCCCGTAGCGGGTCACTGGCTGACACAAAGCTGGAACTGTTTCACGTCGATGGCCGTCCCGTTCTGCGGGCGATGTTGCAGGCCGTACGCGATTCTTGGGTCAACTTTCGACCGATCGATTCATCGTCGCCCGATGTACGTCTGGAATTCTGGGAAGAGATGGATCTGAACCAGTATGTCTACATGAGCGGCGAAGTCTGCAAGACATTTCGTGCCCCGCAAGGGCCCGATTCGGGTTATCAGTTCTACGCTTCAGAAGGCAAACGCCGAAATTACTTTGATACGAGCGCCGCCGGGCATGCCAAGGATGAACCGGCTTACATCGTTGAAGCCTTCGCACCAAGCTCGAAAATCGTGGAGAACGGACTGCCCGTATTTCCGCTGTATTTTGCCAACGACGATGATGGTGAACGGAAGCTTGGGAAGGATTCGAGGTTGCTGTTTACAGCACCGACGGATGGTGAGTATCTGGTTCGTGTCAGTGATGTTCGTGGATTTGGAGGCGAGAAATTTGCCTACACCCTGATCGCTCGACGTCCCGATCCGAATTTTGCCGTCAAAGTCACCACCATGAATCCAAAGGTTCCTGCGGGGAGCGGTCAGCGCGTCAAATTTGCTTTGTCGCGAATCGATGGTTTTGACGAATCGGTCCGGATCGACATTGCGGGGCTGCCCAAAGGGTTTGTGGCCTCGTCACCGATTGTGATTCAGCCGGGACTGTTGGAGCAGACATGTGTCCTGACCGCAGCCAAGGATGCGCCCGAGCCGACCAAAGAGGATTGGGAACGTGTGGCGGTCCTCGCGACGGCCGACGCGGGTGGGCGGCTGGTGACGAAGATGATTGGAAATCTGGGTGAAATTAAACTGGAAAAACCTGCTCCAATTCGAGTGATGCTGATACCTGACGATCCACGCTACACCTCGGATGATCAGGGGTTGGTGATCGAACCCGGAACGACGATCACGGCAAAAATTGTGATTGAGCGAAACGGTCACGAAGACGACGTTCGATTCGATGTTGATAACCTTCCGCACGGAATCATCGTCGACAATATCGGGCTGTCGGGCGTACTGGTTCGTAAGCAAGAGACGGAACGGCAGATCTTTTTGACCGCACGGTCATGGGTGCCTGAAACGGATCGACTGATTCACGCCGTGGCACAGGTTGCGGGCAATCAGGCCTCTCCGGCAATTCGCTTGCGCGTCCGTTCGAATGCGGACGCAAAAAATCGTGTCGCCGGACGATAG